Part of the Roseobacter litoralis Och 149 genome, AAGAGGTTTTTGTCGCGGATGGCTATGGCACGCATCGCCGGGAAATCATGTATAATGATTTTGTGATGATCGGCCCCTCTGACGATCCGGCGGCGATCAGCAATGCGGCTTCGGCCGTTGAGGCGCTGCAGAACATCGCCACCACCGAACCTGCCTTCGTCAGCCGGGGCGATGACAGCGGGACGCATAAAAAGGAACTCGCCCTGTGGCGTGATGCCGGGTTTGACGCTGAAACCTTCGGTGATTGGTACCGCGAAGTGGGTGCCGGTATGGGCGCGAGCCTGAACACTTCTGCCGGTCTCGGGGCGTATATTCTTGCGGATCGCGCCAGTTGGCTGAACTTTGGCAACAAGGCGGATCTGGCATTGCTTTATGCAGGCGATCCGGTGTTGTTCAACCAATATGCCTATCTGCCTGTGAACCCTGAGAAACACGCCCACATACGCAACGATCTTGCTATGGCGCTTGAGGGCTGGCTGACCAGCCCGCGCGCAGCGGACCTGATCAACGGCTATATGATCAACGGTGAAACGCTGTTCACATTCAACGCGCGAGCGAAATAGGCTTTAGTGCTGGTGCGGCTCTTCATCGAGGGAGCCGTGCACGGCAAACTGGTCTATGCCGGCATCTTGCGGCTCGATCATCCCATAGCTTTCCTTGACCCCTGCGGGGGTCAGTTCGCGCGTGATGGTGAGCAACGTGTTGGGCGGTTGATCTTCGCAAAGCTCGATCATCTGATCGATTTCATCAAAGGCTGTGCCCATCGCGGCCTCGACTGAGGGCGCGCCGTAAATACTGACAAAGTGCTGTGCCAGCGATTTGGCCAGCGCGTCGCGTTCAAAAGGCTCGAGCGGTGCGACGGCCACAAAGGTCGTGCGCCCGAAGGTCTCAAGCCCCATCCAGCCATTGGTAAAGGCTTGGCGGGCCTTGCCCACCATATCCCCATCCGACCAGTTGGAGAATTCAAAGCCGCCGGACAGGCACCACTCGCCGGTTCGGGCCGGGCTGTGAAAGACGCGGGTATCGCTTTCGTCAAAATGGATGGCGCGTGCGAGTTTCATGGAACCTCCGTCAGAATATCAGTGATCGCAATGATCTGATTGCCGTCGTCATTGTGCAAGATCATCCCGAAGTCTTCGTCAACGCCTTTGAAAACACCCGCGATGTCACGCACTTGTGCTTCTTTTTCCAGACCGTGAACAAGTCCGGACCATTCGCTGTGGATAGCGCGCGGGCCATCCTCGCTCCAGCGGTTGATCCAGACCAATGTGTGGCGCACCCATGCTTCGAGCAGGGCAGGGGCCTCCACATCGCCGCACCCTTCGGAAATGAGCGCCGTCACGTCGGGCGTATTGCCGGTTTCGGCGCTGGCGGGCCAGATGGCCAGATCAAGGCCAACCACCATCCAGTCCGGCACCTGATCAGGACTGGCGGGCGAGGCAACCATCTTGAGCAGTCCCGCCGTGCCACCGTTGATCCTTATGCCGCCGGTCCAGTCCAGATGCACAGCGATCTCCGGGGGGGCCAGCGCGCCGAGTGCATTCTGAAACCCGATACCGCAAATCGGCAGCATGATCGCAGCCTTTCGCAGGGGGACCTCAGGGGCAAACACAAGCGCTGCGTGCAGGACATCGGCGCGCAAATCATAAGCGACCAACCCGGCGTCGCACCCGGCCTGTGCGCGGGCGCAGGCAAAGTGCAGCGGATCTTCGCCCCGGGTGTCCTCGCCGGTAAACAGGGGTGGAAATGAAAGAGGTGTCATGCTTTTCCGTCAGCAATAAGCCGCTTGGCAACGTCGCGAAAGGCAGTGGCCTGCGGGCTGTCGGGTTTCGAGACGACGATGGGCGCGCCGCCATCTGCCGCCAGTCTGATATCAAGGTGCAGCGGTATCTCAGCCAAGAGCGGCACGCCAATTTTTTCGGCTTCTCTGGCGACACCGCCATGCCCGAACACATGTTCTTCGTGACCGCAGTTCGAGCAGATATGTGTCGACATGTTTTCGATCATGCCCAGTATCGGCGTGCCCAACTGGTTGAACATGTCAATGCCCTTGCGCGCATCCAGCAAAGCCACGTCCTGCGGGGTTGAGACGACGATTGCGCCATCCACCTGAAACTTTTGCGTCAGCGTCATCTGCACATCACCGGTGCCCGGCGGCAGGTCCACGATCAGCACGTCAAGCGCACCCCATTGCACCTGATTCATCATCTGCTGCAACGCGCCCATCAGCATCGGCCCGCGCCAGACGACCGCTTGG contains:
- a CDS encoding substrate-binding domain-containing protein → MIHRVLCAISVVMMASTSMAEEMKLAVTTSFENSGLSDVLLPAIKEDLDLDVQLLVVGTGQALRLGEAGDVDAILVHSRSAEEVFVADGYGTHRREIMYNDFVMIGPSDDPAAISNAASAVEALQNIATTEPAFVSRGDDSGTHKKELALWRDAGFDAETFGDWYREVGAGMGASLNTSAGLGAYILADRASWLNFGNKADLALLYAGDPVLFNQYAYLPVNPEKHAHIRNDLAMALEGWLTSPRAADLINGYMINGETLFTFNARAK
- a CDS encoding DUF6505 family protein; protein product: MKLARAIHFDESDTRVFHSPARTGEWCLSGGFEFSNWSDGDMVGKARQAFTNGWMGLETFGRTTFVAVAPLEPFERDALAKSLAQHFVSIYGAPSVEAAMGTAFDEIDQMIELCEDQPPNTLLTITRELTPAGVKESYGMIEPQDAGIDQFAVHGSLDEEPHQH
- a CDS encoding biotin/lipoate--protein ligase family protein, whose amino-acid sequence is MTPLSFPPLFTGEDTRGEDPLHFACARAQAGCDAGLVAYDLRADVLHAALVFAPEVPLRKAAIMLPICGIGFQNALGALAPPEIAVHLDWTGGIRINGGTAGLLKMVASPASPDQVPDWMVVGLDLAIWPASAETGNTPDVTALISEGCGDVEAPALLEAWVRHTLVWINRWSEDGPRAIHSEWSGLVHGLEKEAQVRDIAGVFKGVDEDFGMILHNDDGNQIIAITDILTEVP